A part of Brachybacterium faecium DSM 4810 genomic DNA contains:
- a CDS encoding Mg/Co/Ni transporter MgtE with CBS domain (PFAM: CBS domain pair; MgtE intracellular N domain), whose protein sequence is MDLRAAAVSSTAQPRFYAARLAGTSVFDPIGDAVAKVRDVVVVPQSRTSARAVGLVVEVSAKRRVFLPITRVTSISPGQVISTGVLNVRRFEKRTGELLVIGELLDRAVTLNDGSGEATVLDIALDQDRHRDWNVSRLHLRRRRRGSSLSRLVSRGETLTVELAEVSGLYGSQAEQSAHLLAASYQDLNPADLAEIIHELAPKRRIELAGELADERLADVIEELPEDIRVEVVTGLDATRAADILDVMDPDDAADLVQELPDSVAAHLLNLMEPEEAEDVRRLLAYDEYTAGGMMTTEPLIVAPETPVAHCLAMISREAIHAALASTVHVCRSPLETPTGKLLGIVHFQQLLRERPDRPVGEIIDQDKVAVEPTAPLSTVTREMATYNLVSMPVIDEDGRLLGAVTVDDVLDHVLPDDWREQDEPPPTTGQIDLSEIARATARDAEDDAATED, encoded by the coding sequence ATGGATCTCCGAGCTGCAGCGGTGAGCAGCACCGCGCAGCCGCGCTTCTACGCGGCCCGGCTGGCCGGCACCAGCGTCTTCGACCCGATCGGGGACGCGGTGGCGAAGGTCCGGGACGTCGTGGTGGTGCCGCAGAGCCGCACCAGCGCCCGTGCGGTGGGCCTGGTGGTGGAGGTCAGCGCGAAGCGGCGGGTGTTCCTGCCGATCACCCGGGTCACCTCGATCTCCCCCGGCCAGGTGATCTCCACCGGGGTGCTCAACGTGCGCCGCTTCGAGAAGCGCACCGGCGAGCTGCTGGTGATCGGCGAGCTGCTGGACCGGGCGGTGACCCTGAACGACGGCAGCGGCGAGGCGACGGTGCTGGACATCGCGCTGGACCAGGACCGCCACCGGGACTGGAACGTCTCCCGCCTGCACCTGCGCCGTCGGCGCCGGGGCTCCTCCCTGAGCCGGCTCGTCAGCCGCGGCGAGACCCTCACCGTCGAGCTGGCCGAGGTCTCCGGGCTGTACGGCTCCCAGGCGGAGCAGTCCGCGCACCTGCTGGCCGCCTCGTACCAGGACCTGAACCCGGCGGACCTCGCCGAGATCATCCACGAGCTCGCGCCCAAGCGGCGCATCGAGCTGGCCGGCGAGCTGGCCGACGAGCGTCTCGCGGACGTCATCGAGGAGCTGCCGGAGGACATCCGCGTCGAGGTGGTGACCGGGCTGGACGCCACCCGCGCCGCGGACATCCTCGACGTCATGGACCCCGACGACGCCGCCGACCTCGTGCAGGAGCTGCCGGACTCCGTCGCCGCCCATCTGCTGAACCTCATGGAGCCGGAGGAGGCGGAGGACGTCCGCCGACTGCTCGCCTATGACGAGTACACCGCCGGCGGCATGATGACCACCGAGCCGCTCATCGTCGCTCCCGAGACCCCGGTCGCGCACTGCCTGGCGATGATCAGCCGCGAGGCGATCCACGCGGCGCTCGCCTCGACCGTGCACGTGTGCCGCTCCCCGCTCGAGACCCCCACCGGGAAGCTCCTGGGCATCGTCCACTTCCAGCAGCTGCTGCGCGAACGGCCCGACCGGCCCGTCGGCGAGATCATCGACCAGGACAAGGTCGCCGTCGAGCCCACCGCGCCGCTGTCCACCGTGACCCGCGAGATGGCCACCTACAACCTGGTCTCGATGCCGGTGATCGACGAGGACGGCCGGCTGCTGGGCGCGGTGACCGTCGACGACGTGCTGGACCACGTGCTGCCCGATGACTGGCGCGAGCAGGACGAGCCCCCGCCGACCACCGGCCAGATCGACCTGTCGGAGATCGCCCGGGCCACGGCCCGGGACGCCGAGGACGACGCCGCGACGGAGGACTGA
- a CDS encoding Xaa-Pro aminopeptidase (PFAM: Aminopeptidase P, N-terminal domain; metallopeptidase family M24) translates to MSTENSSTESTGTTEGTERMADLASRGDSRSQRPNNEAFREFISSGWDETVPDAERREAADFTPARRDALVRRLPAARLVLPAGVLKVRSNDTDYPFRPDTAFAYYAGLGTDEEPDSVLVVEPSAEDPQRAEATYFFRPRAGFDTSEFYADARYGEMWVGRRPTLAEASQRLGIEVRHIDELRDHLAKDVGAQLSLTVMPQVDASVEAMVEEIRAQNGLPGGDDAAAEAAALKEAASEQRLVKDEYEIRQMREAVDATLRGFEDIIRHLPEAVGHPRGERVIEGVFAATARADGNGVGYDTIAAAGDHACTLHWTRNNGVVRADELVLIDAGVEIDSLYTADVTRTLPVSGTFSPAQRKVYDAVLEASEAAFAVARPGLRFRELHAAAMEVLAHRLEEWGLLPGTAAESLSPEGQWHRRWMPHGTSHHLGMDVHDCAQARREMYLDAELEPGMVFTIEPGLYFKENDLLAPEELRGIGVRIEDDVLVTADGVENLSAAAPRRAEDVERWISELQR, encoded by the coding sequence GTGAGCACCGAGAACAGCAGCACCGAGAGCACCGGCACCACCGAGGGCACCGAGCGGATGGCAGATCTCGCCTCCCGCGGGGACTCCCGCTCGCAGCGCCCGAACAACGAGGCCTTCCGCGAATTCATCTCCTCCGGATGGGACGAGACGGTCCCCGATGCCGAACGGCGCGAGGCCGCGGACTTCACCCCGGCGCGCCGTGACGCGCTAGTGCGCCGCCTGCCCGCCGCACGCCTGGTGCTGCCCGCCGGTGTGCTCAAGGTCCGCTCGAACGACACCGACTACCCGTTCCGCCCGGACACCGCCTTCGCGTACTACGCGGGGCTGGGCACCGACGAGGAACCGGACAGCGTGCTCGTGGTCGAGCCCTCGGCGGAGGATCCGCAGCGCGCCGAGGCGACGTACTTCTTCCGCCCCCGCGCCGGCTTCGACACCAGCGAGTTCTACGCCGACGCCCGCTACGGCGAGATGTGGGTGGGGCGCCGCCCCACCCTCGCCGAGGCCTCGCAGCGCCTGGGCATCGAGGTGCGCCACATCGACGAACTGCGCGACCACCTCGCCAAGGACGTCGGCGCCCAGCTGTCGCTGACCGTGATGCCGCAGGTGGACGCCTCCGTCGAGGCGATGGTCGAGGAGATCCGCGCCCAGAACGGCCTGCCCGGCGGGGACGACGCGGCCGCGGAGGCGGCGGCGCTCAAGGAGGCCGCGAGCGAGCAGCGCCTCGTGAAGGACGAGTACGAGATCCGGCAGATGCGCGAGGCCGTGGACGCCACCCTACGCGGCTTCGAGGACATCATCCGCCATCTGCCCGAGGCCGTCGGCCACCCCCGCGGCGAGCGGGTCATCGAGGGCGTCTTCGCGGCCACCGCCCGGGCCGACGGCAACGGGGTCGGCTACGACACCATCGCCGCGGCCGGCGACCACGCCTGCACCCTGCACTGGACCCGCAACAACGGCGTGGTGCGCGCCGACGAGCTGGTGCTCATCGACGCCGGCGTCGAGATCGACTCGCTGTACACCGCGGACGTCACCCGCACCCTGCCGGTCTCGGGCACCTTCTCCCCCGCCCAGCGCAAGGTCTACGACGCGGTGCTCGAGGCCTCCGAGGCCGCCTTCGCCGTGGCCCGTCCGGGGCTGCGCTTCCGCGAGCTGCACGCCGCGGCGATGGAGGTGCTCGCCCACCGGCTCGAGGAGTGGGGGCTGCTGCCCGGCACCGCCGCGGAGTCCCTCTCCCCCGAGGGCCAGTGGCACCGCCGCTGGATGCCGCACGGCACCAGCCACCACCTGGGCATGGACGTGCACGACTGCGCCCAGGCGCGCCGCGAGATGTACCTCGACGCCGAGCTGGAGCCGGGGATGGTCTTCACCATCGAGCCCGGGCTGTACTTCAAGGAGAACGATCTGCTCGCCCCCGAGGAGCTGCGCGGGATCGGTGTGCGGATCGAGGACGACGTGCTGGTGACGGCCGACGGCGTCGAGAACCTCTCGGCGGCCGCGCCGCGCCGTGCCGAGGACGTCGAGCGATGGATCTCCGAGCTGCAGCGGTGA
- a CDS encoding predicted metal-dependent phosphoesterase, PHP family (PFAM: PHP domain) — translation MSERSDPGTPQRIDLHAHSACSDGTTSVEELFAQARTAGLDVLALTDHDTVAGWSELAGAVAASGVAAVPGIEVSSEDDSRSVHLLALLVDPSSGTELDAEMARARASRIERARRMVELISADHPVRWEDVEARVAGDSTVIGRPHIADALVAAGVVPDRSAAFAEILRPSGPYYVPYYAPSPQAAVRAIREAGGVSVLAHPGSVTRDDDLPLTLLEALVEAGLDGIEVDHREHDEEEKARLREFARSHDLLITGGSDYHGTGKPNQLGENLTAAEVLAEIEARATSGTRVLRP, via the coding sequence ATGAGTGAGAGGTCCGACCCCGGCACACCGCAGCGCATCGATCTGCACGCGCACAGTGCGTGCTCCGATGGCACCACGAGTGTCGAGGAGCTGTTCGCGCAGGCCCGCACCGCGGGCCTGGACGTGCTGGCGCTCACCGATCACGACACCGTCGCCGGCTGGTCGGAGCTCGCCGGGGCCGTCGCCGCGAGCGGGGTCGCGGCGGTGCCCGGGATCGAGGTCTCCAGCGAGGACGACTCCCGCAGCGTGCACCTGCTCGCGCTGCTCGTGGACCCCTCCTCCGGGACCGAGCTCGACGCCGAGATGGCCCGCGCCCGCGCCTCGCGCATCGAGCGGGCGCGGCGCATGGTCGAGCTGATCTCGGCCGACCATCCCGTCCGTTGGGAGGACGTGGAGGCACGGGTCGCGGGGGACAGCACCGTGATCGGCCGGCCCCACATCGCCGATGCCCTGGTCGCCGCGGGCGTGGTGCCGGACCGCTCCGCGGCCTTCGCCGAGATCCTGCGCCCCTCCGGCCCGTACTACGTGCCCTACTACGCCCCCTCGCCCCAGGCGGCGGTGCGCGCGATCCGGGAGGCCGGGGGCGTCTCCGTGCTCGCCCACCCCGGCTCCGTGACCCGTGACGACGACCTGCCGCTCACGCTGCTCGAGGCGCTGGTCGAGGCCGGGCTCGACGGCATCGAGGTCGACCATCGCGAGCACGACGAGGAGGAGAAGGCGCGGCTGCGGGAGTTCGCGCGCAGCCACGACCTGCTGATCACCGGCGGCAGCGACTATCACGGCACCGGCAAGCCGAACCAGCTGGGGGAGAACCTCACCGCTGCGGAGGTGCTCGCCGAGATCGAGGCCCGCGCCACCAGCGGCACGCGCGTCCTCCGCCCCTGA
- a CDS encoding transcriptional regulator (PFAM: Bacterial regulatory proteins, tetR family): MSTSSTPRMPRAQRRAQLLDLATQVFTEKGFQATSMDDIAAAAGVTKPVLYQHFESKETLYVEVLDLLAEAMILEVREIGEQGGTTVDRVRDGLHRFYEFVALDNSLRLFTGHEVISEEVQERVVRVLDRMAVELAAVLTASRRIGAEESRVLGRGVIAITQTTAQLLQGARDEAERESILATMTTAVVHGLTGFAPLDKPRIAGVVLGADDAAEPPADA; encoded by the coding sequence ATGTCCACGTCGTCCACTCCCAGGATGCCGCGCGCGCAGCGCCGTGCGCAGCTGCTCGACCTGGCCACGCAGGTGTTCACCGAGAAGGGCTTCCAGGCCACCTCGATGGATGACATCGCCGCCGCGGCCGGGGTCACCAAGCCGGTGCTCTACCAGCATTTCGAGTCCAAGGAGACGCTCTACGTCGAGGTGCTCGACCTGCTCGCCGAGGCGATGATCCTCGAGGTGCGGGAGATCGGCGAGCAGGGCGGCACCACCGTGGACCGGGTGCGGGACGGACTGCACCGCTTCTACGAGTTCGTGGCGCTGGACAACTCGCTGCGGCTGTTCACCGGTCACGAGGTGATCTCCGAGGAGGTCCAGGAGCGGGTGGTGCGGGTGCTGGACCGCATGGCCGTCGAGCTCGCGGCGGTGCTCACCGCCTCCCGCCGGATCGGCGCCGAGGAGTCGCGGGTGCTGGGGCGCGGGGTCATCGCGATCACGCAGACCACCGCGCAGCTGCTGCAGGGGGCGAGGGACGAGGCCGAGCGCGAGTCGATCCTCGCCACCATGACCACGGCCGTCGTGCACGGCCTGACGGGCTTCGCGCCGCTGGACAAGCCGCGGATCGCGGGAGTTGTGCTGGGGGCGGACGACGCCGCCGAGCCGCCCGCGGACGCGTAG
- a CDS encoding predicted phosphohydrolase (PFAM: Calcineurin-like phosphoesterase), which produces MRRRRLRRRRARLLHITTTAVVAVLGGIVGLLLVPPTTVEVGPLTASVHVRPSLSSETVLLLPPVGQVAFDSHTAPVRIEARIKGVDVEKAEALFYADSGFAELQESAPESLAAAAAKNSALNALFAAAGAGLAVGLTFRRVRRAVLAGGSAVAVVGASLATTSATFSPESLNQPKFEGLLSQAAYIADLSHGTVIDYQSYRDTLAEFVGQVSALYIAADSLPVGLDQENVITVLHVSDIHDNPQAYDVIEQLHTQFAIDAVIDTGDIVSWGTPLENELLRRIGTLDIPYVYVSGNHDGAAAAATIAAQPNATVVENEVVEVAGLRIAGIGDPRFAADDDSDAGGWREGDEAVNAAIFQLGDTIESYDEEHPEDPVDVALIHDPTQPEGLLGRVPLVLSGHMHTSDVELDREDSGTDWLTVGSTGGALASGGVAPVLQGDDPLDLTARMLYFDADTRRLVAYDDIVMGGLGLVSVSIQRSQMPDEAPELEIPEGAETPESTIPPEQEVEPGEGLPDEDRVTPTDPVSPLPASDGGEG; this is translated from the coding sequence GTGCGCCGCCGGCGGCTGCGACGCCGCAGGGCCCGCCTGCTGCACATCACCACCACCGCGGTGGTGGCGGTGCTCGGCGGGATCGTCGGCCTGCTGCTCGTCCCGCCGACGACGGTCGAGGTGGGTCCGCTCACCGCGAGCGTGCACGTGCGGCCCTCGCTGAGCTCCGAGACGGTGCTCCTGCTGCCCCCGGTGGGCCAGGTCGCCTTCGACTCGCACACCGCGCCGGTGCGCATCGAGGCACGGATCAAGGGCGTCGACGTCGAGAAGGCCGAGGCGCTGTTCTATGCGGACTCCGGCTTCGCCGAGCTGCAGGAGTCCGCCCCCGAGAGCCTCGCCGCCGCCGCCGCGAAGAACTCCGCCCTGAACGCCCTGTTCGCCGCGGCCGGGGCGGGCCTCGCGGTGGGGCTGACGTTCCGCCGCGTGCGCCGCGCCGTGCTGGCCGGCGGCAGCGCGGTCGCCGTCGTCGGCGCCTCCCTCGCCACCACCTCCGCGACGTTCTCCCCCGAGTCGCTGAACCAGCCGAAGTTCGAGGGCCTGCTCTCCCAGGCCGCGTACATCGCGGACCTCAGCCACGGCACGGTGATCGACTACCAGAGCTACCGCGACACCCTCGCCGAGTTCGTGGGGCAGGTCTCCGCGCTGTACATCGCCGCGGACTCGCTGCCGGTGGGCCTGGACCAGGAGAACGTGATCACGGTCCTGCACGTCTCGGACATCCACGACAACCCGCAGGCCTACGACGTCATCGAGCAGCTGCACACCCAGTTCGCGATCGACGCGGTGATCGACACCGGCGACATCGTCTCGTGGGGCACCCCCCTCGAGAACGAGCTGCTGCGCCGCATCGGCACCCTCGACATCCCGTATGTGTACGTCAGCGGCAACCACGACGGGGCCGCCGCGGCCGCGACCATCGCCGCCCAGCCCAACGCCACCGTGGTCGAGAACGAGGTGGTCGAGGTGGCCGGCCTGCGGATCGCCGGCATCGGCGACCCCCGCTTCGCGGCCGACGACGACTCGGACGCCGGCGGCTGGCGCGAGGGCGACGAGGCGGTCAACGCCGCCATCTTCCAGCTCGGCGACACGATCGAGAGCTATGACGAGGAGCATCCCGAGGATCCGGTCGACGTCGCGCTGATCCACGACCCGACCCAGCCCGAGGGCCTCCTCGGACGGGTGCCGCTGGTGCTGTCGGGGCACATGCACACCTCCGACGTCGAGCTCGACCGCGAGGACTCCGGCACGGACTGGCTGACGGTCGGCTCGACCGGCGGGGCGCTCGCCTCGGGCGGGGTCGCCCCCGTCCTGCAGGGCGACGACCCGCTGGACCTCACCGCGCGGATGCTCTACTTCGACGCGGACACGCGCCGGCTGGTCGCCTACGACGACATCGTCATGGGCGGGCTGGGCCTGGTCTCCGTCTCGATCCAGCGCTCGCAGATGCCCGACGAGGCCCCCGAGCTCGAGATCCCCGAGGGCGCCGAGACGCCCGAGTCCACGATCCCGCCGGAGCAGGAGGTCGAGCCCGGCGAGGGCCTGCCGGACGAGGACCGCGTCACGCCCACCGACCCGGTCAGCCCGCTGCCCGCGAGCGACGGCGGCGAGGGGTAG
- a CDS encoding ATPase involved in chromosome partitioning (PFAM: Domain of unknown function DUF59; ParA/MinD ATPase like) codes for MTTPSHGDDDRVARIHEALNGVMDPEIHRPLPELGMIDSVEIDAEDVARVQVLVTIEGCPMRDRIERETAEATATVPGLSRVEVSTSAMSEEQRRELTHRLRQGRRQIPFNQPGSLTRIFAISSGKGGVGKSTVTANLAAAMAADGLRVGVIDADIHGFSMPGMFGITDQPTKVSDLLMPPTGHGVAVMSIGMFVPEGQAVVWRGPKMHRAIEQFASDVFWGDLDVLLLDLPPGTGDVAISVAQLLPGAQMVVVTTPQQSASGVAERVGSLSTSTEQEIAGVVENMAGLTLPDGSVMDVFGTGGGDRVAATLARAVGHDVPVLGRVGLDPALREGADRGVPLVVSEPDSPTAQALQQIARALVHKPRGLGGMKLPLSVKRS; via the coding sequence GTGACCACCCCCTCCCACGGCGACGACGACCGCGTCGCCCGGATCCACGAAGCGCTCAACGGCGTGATGGATCCCGAGATCCACCGCCCCCTCCCCGAGCTCGGCATGATCGACTCGGTCGAGATCGACGCCGAGGACGTCGCCCGCGTCCAGGTGCTCGTCACCATCGAGGGCTGCCCCATGCGGGACCGCATCGAACGCGAGACGGCGGAGGCCACCGCGACCGTCCCGGGCCTGTCGCGGGTGGAGGTCTCCACCAGCGCGATGTCCGAGGAGCAGCGCCGCGAGCTCACCCACCGCCTGCGCCAGGGCCGCCGCCAGATCCCCTTCAACCAGCCCGGCTCGCTCACCCGCATCTTCGCGATCTCCTCGGGCAAGGGCGGGGTCGGCAAATCCACCGTCACCGCGAACCTCGCCGCGGCGATGGCGGCCGACGGGCTGCGCGTGGGCGTGATCGACGCGGACATCCACGGGTTCTCGATGCCCGGCATGTTCGGGATCACCGATCAGCCCACCAAGGTCTCCGACCTGCTGATGCCGCCCACGGGGCACGGGGTCGCGGTGATGAGCATCGGCATGTTCGTGCCCGAGGGCCAGGCCGTGGTGTGGCGCGGCCCGAAGATGCACCGTGCGATCGAGCAGTTCGCCTCGGACGTGTTCTGGGGCGATCTGGACGTGCTGCTGCTGGACCTGCCGCCCGGCACCGGCGACGTCGCGATCTCGGTGGCGCAGCTGCTGCCGGGCGCGCAGATGGTCGTGGTCACCACGCCGCAGCAGTCCGCCTCGGGAGTGGCCGAGCGGGTGGGCTCCCTGTCCACCTCGACCGAGCAGGAGATCGCCGGGGTGGTCGAGAACATGGCCGGCCTGACCCTGCCCGACGGCTCCGTGATGGACGTGTTCGGCACCGGCGGCGGCGACCGGGTCGCGGCCACGCTGGCCCGCGCCGTGGGGCACGACGTGCCGGTGCTGGGCCGGGTGGGGCTGGATCCCGCCCTGCGCGAGGGCGCCGACCGGGGCGTGCCGCTGGTGGTCTCGGAGCCGGATTCCCCCACCGCACAGGCGCTCCAGCAGATCGCCCGCGCCCTCGTGCACAAGCCGCGGGGGCTGGGCGGGATGAAGCTGCCGCTGAGCGTCAAGCGCTCCTGA
- a CDS encoding DNA/RNA helicase, superfamily II (PFAM: Helicase conserved C-terminal domain; DEAD/DEAH box helicase), translating into MPDTIPHTEEAVSASPAVEQSSGAAAPVEERTFADFDVRTDIVEALAAKGITTPFPIQSLTLPVALRGRDIIGQAKTGTGKTLGFGIPLLQNSVAPGEPNPADRPIGTPQALVVLPTRELAVQVAHDLETASAKRPIRILTVYGGRAYEPQIEALEKGVEVVVGTPGRLIDLMRQKYLDLSQVRTAVLDEADEMLDLGFLEDIEKLLQAVPVKRQTMLFSATMPGPIMALARRFMKQPTHIRAHDPGDESRTKADIKQVVYRAHQLDKIEVMARILQARGRGLSIIFMRTKRQADRVAGDLADRGFAAAPLHGDLGQGAREQALRAFRSGKIDVLVATDVAARGIDVTDVTHVVNWNCPDDDKTYLHRTGRTGRAGKKGTAITFVDWEDLARWALIARQLGLESTEAVETYSTSDHLFADLDIPTEAKGTLPKDKRTREGLEAEELEDLGGPDGGRGAKDSGGRRERGDRGRRSGGERGGRSGRGGRDSERGDRERTDRSEREAERPARTEKPLGDEATGERPRRSRTRSRTRRVNGEVVASSSEEKGGQPAGEGRPRRRRSRGGRGRSGGGSGQAGAPQES; encoded by the coding sequence GTGCCTGACACAATCCCGCACACCGAAGAGGCCGTGTCGGCCTCTCCCGCCGTCGAGCAGAGCTCCGGCGCCGCCGCCCCCGTCGAGGAGCGCACCTTCGCCGACTTCGACGTCCGCACGGACATCGTCGAGGCCCTCGCCGCGAAGGGCATCACCACCCCCTTCCCGATCCAGTCCCTGACCCTGCCGGTCGCCCTGCGCGGCCGCGACATCATCGGGCAGGCGAAGACCGGCACCGGCAAGACCCTCGGCTTCGGCATCCCGCTGCTGCAGAACTCCGTGGCCCCGGGCGAGCCGAACCCCGCCGACCGCCCGATCGGCACGCCGCAGGCGCTCGTCGTGCTGCCCACCCGCGAGCTCGCGGTGCAGGTCGCGCACGATCTGGAGACCGCCTCCGCGAAGCGCCCGATCCGGATCCTCACCGTCTACGGCGGCCGCGCCTACGAGCCCCAGATCGAGGCGCTCGAGAAGGGCGTCGAGGTCGTGGTCGGCACCCCGGGCCGGCTCATCGACCTGATGCGCCAGAAGTACCTGGACCTGTCCCAGGTGCGCACCGCGGTGCTCGACGAGGCCGACGAGATGCTCGACCTCGGCTTCCTCGAGGACATCGAGAAGCTGCTCCAGGCGGTGCCCGTGAAGCGCCAGACGATGCTCTTCTCCGCCACCATGCCCGGCCCGATCATGGCGCTGGCCCGGCGCTTCATGAAGCAGCCCACGCACATCCGCGCCCACGACCCGGGCGATGAGTCCCGCACGAAGGCGGACATCAAGCAGGTCGTCTACCGCGCGCACCAGCTCGACAAGATCGAGGTGATGGCCCGCATCCTGCAGGCCCGCGGCCGCGGCCTGTCGATCATCTTCATGCGCACCAAGCGCCAGGCGGACCGCGTGGCCGGCGACCTGGCCGACCGCGGCTTCGCCGCGGCCCCGCTGCACGGCGACCTCGGCCAGGGCGCCCGCGAGCAGGCGCTGCGCGCCTTCCGCAGCGGCAAGATCGACGTGCTGGTGGCGACCGACGTCGCCGCGCGCGGCATCGACGTCACCGACGTCACCCACGTCGTGAACTGGAACTGCCCCGACGACGACAAGACCTACCTCCACCGCACCGGCCGCACCGGCCGCGCGGGCAAGAAGGGCACCGCGATCACGTTCGTGGACTGGGAGGACCTCGCACGCTGGGCGCTCATCGCCCGGCAGCTGGGCCTGGAGTCCACCGAGGCGGTGGAGACCTACTCCACCTCCGATCACCTGTTCGCCGACCTCGACATCCCCACCGAGGCGAAGGGCACGCTGCCCAAGGACAAGCGCACCCGCGAGGGCCTGGAGGCCGAGGAGCTCGAGGACCTGGGCGGTCCGGACGGCGGCCGCGGTGCGAAGGACAGCGGCGGCCGGCGCGAGCGCGGTGACCGCGGGCGTCGCAGCGGCGGCGAGCGCGGTGGGCGCAGCGGCCGCGGCGGGCGCGACAGCGAGCGCGGTGATCGCGAGCGCACCGACCGCAGCGAGCGGGAGGCCGAGCGCCCCGCCCGCACCGAGAAGCCCCTCGGCGACGAGGCGACGGGCGAGCGCCCGCGCCGCAGCCGGACCCGCTCCCGCACCCGCCGGGTGAACGGCGAGGTGGTCGCCTCCTCGTCCGAGGAGAAGGGCGGGCAGCCCGCGGGCGAGGGTCGTCCTCGTCGGCGCCGCTCCCGCGGCGGCCGCGGACGCTCCGGCGGCGGCTCCGGCCAGGCCGGCGCACCGCAGGAGAGCTGA
- a CDS encoding predicted membrane protein (PFAM: Protein of unknown function (DUF1003)) yields the protein MAEHHIAPLDDPAPRRRQLLRNPLRGDTFGRGAEAFARMMGTPAFLVGMTIFCALWLTWNSVMPESAQFDPRALNFTLLTLILSLQASYAAPLLLLAQNRQDDRDRVQAEQDRQSNDRNHATTDFITREIASLRLALNDVATRDFVRGELRDLFEELEDPPTRDAEALRSLLREEVEAALDRRAPAGAPTPPKEQHTQ from the coding sequence ATGGCAGAGCACCACATCGCACCGCTCGACGACCCGGCGCCGCGCAGGCGGCAGCTGCTGCGCAACCCTTTGCGCGGCGACACCTTCGGGCGGGGCGCGGAGGCCTTCGCCCGCATGATGGGCACCCCGGCGTTCCTGGTCGGGATGACGATCTTCTGCGCCCTGTGGCTGACCTGGAACTCGGTGATGCCGGAATCGGCGCAGTTCGACCCCCGCGCCCTGAACTTCACCCTGCTCACACTGATCCTCTCGCTGCAGGCCTCCTACGCCGCGCCGCTGCTGCTGCTCGCGCAGAACCGGCAGGACGACCGCGACCGCGTGCAGGCCGAGCAGGATCGCCAGTCCAACGACCGCAACCACGCCACCACCGACTTCATCACCCGGGAGATCGCCTCGCTGCGCCTCGCCCTGAACGACGTCGCCACGCGCGACTTCGTGCGGGGAGAGCTGCGCGACCTGTTCGAGGAGCTCGAGGACCCTCCCACCCGGGACGCCGAGGCCCTGCGCAGCCTGCTGCGCGAGGAGGTCGAGGCGGCCCTGGACCGTCGGGCGCCGGCCGGCGCCCCCACACCACCGAAGGAGCAGCACACCCAGTGA